The following proteins are co-located in the Candidatus Nitrotoga sp. AM1P genome:
- a CDS encoding HNH endonuclease produces the protein MEITTVGELLHWSYSNLAMAHSAITAKTEKYGRTQFMIRSRLYAGLNKQTMNIGPLADDERLKMLLPQACCYCGSREYLSVDHLIPTKRGGANSGDNLVWACRSCNSSKCAHDALEWLAERNQFPPILLLRRYLKLAIEISRERNLMNAPLAEAYGLPFSLSSIPKTYPLPSQLRLWVVELD, from the coding sequence ATGGAAATCACCACCGTTGGCGAGTTGCTACACTGGTCGTACTCGAACCTCGCAATGGCGCACTCGGCCATCACCGCAAAGACTGAAAAGTACGGGCGCACCCAGTTCATGATTCGTTCTCGTCTCTACGCAGGGCTGAACAAACAAACCATGAATATTGGTCCGCTCGCGGACGACGAGCGCTTGAAAATGCTTCTGCCGCAGGCTTGCTGCTACTGCGGAAGTCGCGAGTACTTGTCGGTTGACCATCTCATTCCAACAAAGCGAGGTGGAGCAAATAGTGGAGACAACCTTGTCTGGGCCTGCCGTTCATGCAACAGTTCAAAGTGCGCCCACGACGCACTCGAATGGTTAGCAGAGAGAAACCAGTTCCCACCCATCTTGCTTCTTCGTCGCTACCTCAAGCTCGCCATCGAAATTAGCCGCGAAAGAAACCTCATGAACGCACCGCTTGCAGAAGCATATGGGCTTCCGTTCTCGTTGTCGTCAATTCCAAAGACATATCCTTTGCCCAGCCAATTGCGGTTGTGGGTAGTGGAGTTGGACTGA
- the gloA gene encoding lactoylglutathione lyase — protein sequence MRILHTMLRVGNLDRSIAFYTEVLGMKLLRRNDYPDGKFTLAFVGYQDEKEGAVLELTYNWGVEEYDLGLGYGHVAIEVDNASQACELVKQKGGNVIREAGPMKHGTTVIAFVSDPDGYKIEFIQKKS from the coding sequence ATGCGAATTCTTCATACCATGCTCAGAGTGGGCAACCTGGATCGTTCAATTGCTTTCTATACAGAAGTGCTCGGAATGAAATTGCTGCGTCGAAATGATTATCCAGACGGAAAATTCACACTGGCATTTGTTGGGTACCAGGATGAAAAAGAGGGTGCTGTTTTAGAGCTTACTTACAATTGGGGTGTTGAAGAATATGATCTTGGATTAGGTTATGGTCATGTTGCAATTGAAGTCGATAACGCTAGCCAGGCATGCGAACTCGTTAAGCAAAAAGGTGGGAACGTAATCAGAGAAGCTGGCCCAATGAAGCATGGCACAACTGTTATTGCTTTCGTATCCGATCCGGATGGATACAAAATCGAATTTATTCAAAAGAAGAGCTAA
- a CDS encoding acyl-CoA dehydrogenase — translation MVILTLLVMLGVMILLAFFRSSIWGWLLAMVVFVFIAAIQSKLSADLFQVAMIVLAVLVAVLGVPSLRRLLVSSQILKIFRKTLPHISQTEQEALDAGTVWWDGDLFSGHPDWRKLLNYPKPTLSAAEQSFLDNETETLCAMLDDWDITHVRQDLPPQVWQYIKDNGFFGMIIPKEYGGLEFSALAHSAVVAKLASRSITASVTVMVPNSLGPAELLIRYGTSKQKEKYLRRLAQGKEIPCFALTGPFAGSDAGSIPDYGIVCYGEFNGQSNVLGMRVMWEKRYITLAPVATLLGLAFKLYDPDHLLGEQTKRGITLALIPADTPGVQVGRRHFPLNSAFQNGPTSGHGVFIPMEYIIGGMDHIGQGWRMLMECLAAGRSISLPACAIGGVKLAVRTCGAYSRVRKQFKLPIGKFEGVEEALARIGGNAYLMDAARVLTAAAVDMGERPSVISAIVKYHCTERARTVVNDAMDVHGGKGICLGPSNYLGRSHQQNPIAITVEGANILTRSLLIFGQGAIRSHPYVLKEIQAAQDSDKQRALRNFDAALLGHISLSLSNALRACFFGLTGGRGLSVPAGEETKCYYQQLTRCSAAFALAADVSMLILGGNLKRREKISARLGDVLSQLYLCSATLKRFEDDGRPAEDLPLLHWAIQDALYRIQAAFDGVLQNFPCRLSALLLRVLIFPRGKYLTPPSDELGHQVSVLLLQPGIARDRLTAGMYLPNDENDAVGALEAALHSTLRCEPLQARVNAAHKAGQFTVMNELMRIAEAHHKGYLNTEEAHLLERDYELQRKVIMVDDFAPEQLVTESNII, via the coding sequence ATGGTTATATTGACTTTGCTAGTGATGCTGGGCGTCATGATTTTGTTGGCGTTCTTTCGATCCTCCATCTGGGGGTGGTTGTTGGCGATGGTGGTTTTTGTTTTCATCGCTGCTATTCAAAGTAAACTTTCTGCTGATCTGTTTCAAGTTGCGATGATCGTGCTGGCCGTGCTTGTTGCAGTGCTGGGCGTTCCTTCTCTGCGTCGCCTGTTGGTGAGCAGTCAAATTTTAAAAATTTTCCGCAAGACACTCCCGCATATCTCGCAAACTGAGCAGGAGGCGCTCGATGCGGGTACTGTCTGGTGGGACGGCGATCTCTTTAGTGGTCACCCTGATTGGCGCAAGTTATTGAATTACCCCAAGCCGACGCTCAGTGCAGCAGAGCAATCCTTTCTTGATAACGAAACCGAAACGTTGTGCGCCATGCTGGATGACTGGGACATTACTCATGTGCGCCAGGATTTGCCGCCGCAGGTTTGGCAATACATCAAAGACAACGGGTTCTTTGGCATGATTATTCCCAAGGAATATGGCGGGCTGGAATTTTCTGCTCTTGCACATTCTGCCGTGGTAGCGAAGCTTGCTTCGCGTAGTATTACTGCTTCCGTAACTGTAATGGTGCCGAACTCTTTGGGACCGGCAGAGTTGCTTATACGCTATGGCACGTCGAAGCAAAAAGAGAAATATCTGCGCAGGTTGGCACAAGGCAAAGAGATCCCCTGTTTTGCGTTGACCGGGCCATTCGCCGGCTCCGATGCAGGATCGATTCCTGATTATGGCATCGTGTGTTACGGCGAATTCAACGGGCAATCAAATGTGCTCGGCATGCGGGTAATGTGGGAAAAACGTTACATCACGCTGGCACCGGTAGCGACGTTGCTGGGTCTCGCTTTCAAGTTATATGATCCGGATCATTTGCTTGGCGAACAAACAAAACGCGGTATTACCCTTGCACTGATTCCTGCAGATACGCCCGGCGTGCAGGTCGGGCGTCGTCATTTCCCACTTAATTCGGCATTTCAAAATGGCCCCACTTCGGGTCATGGTGTATTCATTCCGATGGAATATATTATTGGCGGCATGGATCATATAGGGCAGGGCTGGCGCATGCTGATGGAATGTTTGGCAGCGGGGCGATCTATCTCACTGCCGGCCTGTGCCATCGGCGGGGTGAAACTGGCGGTGCGAACTTGTGGCGCCTATAGCCGAGTGCGCAAGCAGTTCAAGTTACCGATCGGTAAATTTGAAGGTGTGGAAGAGGCGCTGGCGCGAATAGGCGGGAATGCCTATTTGATGGATGCGGCACGCGTACTAACGGCAGCAGCAGTGGATATGGGCGAGAGGCCGTCTGTGATTTCCGCCATCGTTAAATATCATTGCACCGAGCGTGCGCGCACGGTTGTCAATGATGCGATGGACGTGCATGGCGGCAAGGGGATTTGCCTGGGGCCGAGCAATTATTTGGGGCGTTCTCACCAGCAGAATCCCATCGCCATTACGGTGGAAGGTGCGAATATCCTGACGCGCAGCCTGCTTATTTTTGGGCAGGGCGCGATCCGTTCTCATCCTTATGTACTTAAGGAAATTCAGGCGGCGCAAGATAGTGATAAGCAACGTGCACTACGAAATTTTGATGCTGCTCTGCTTGGCCACATTAGTTTGAGCCTGAGCAATGCGCTACGCGCGTGCTTTTTTGGTCTTACCGGTGGACGTGGTCTTTCGGTGCCGGCAGGTGAGGAAACAAAGTGTTATTACCAGCAATTGACACGCTGTTCCGCTGCATTCGCGCTGGCGGCGGATGTGTCCATGCTGATACTGGGTGGGAATCTCAAACGGAGGGAGAAAATTTCTGCCCGGTTGGGCGATGTGCTTAGCCAGTTGTATCTGTGTTCGGCTACGCTCAAACGCTTCGAGGATGATGGCCGTCCCGCTGAAGATCTGCCGTTGCTGCACTGGGCGATACAGGATGCTCTGTACAGGATACAGGCAGCGTTTGATGGCGTGCTGCAAAATTTCCCCTGCCGTCTTTCTGCATTGCTTTTGCGCGTGCTTATTTTCCCGAGGGGAAAATATTTGACACCGCCGTCGGATGAGCTGGGGCATCAAGTGTCAGTGTTGTTGCTGCAACCGGGCATTGCGCGTGACCGACTGACAGCGGGTATGTATTTGCCCAATGATGAGAATGATGCGGTTGGTGCACTGGAAGCTGCGTTACATAGCACGTTGCGGTGCGAACCCTTGCAAGCAAGAGTAAATGCGGCGCATAAGGCCGGGCAGTTCACGGTTATGAACGAGTTGATGCGCATTGCAGAAGCGCATCACAAAGGATACCTCAATACCGAAGAAGCACATCTGCTGGAGCGTGACTATGAGCTACAACGCAAGGTCATCATGGTGGATGATTTTGCGCCAGAACAACTGGTGACAGAATCGAATATTATTTGA
- a CDS encoding esterase/lipase family protein — protein MPVIKAPYFPIIYVRGYAMTHDEINQTTADPFCGFNLGSTVYRAVPNKNQKPRKYVFESPVVRLGSDFGYSDVYEDGYDIVDPEWEVAADGTPTDHLLTGRSIVIYRYYDPASTLLGDGHTPSIEAFAEGLGILVAKVRKLVCKNPANKMDEKDFRCYLVAHSMGGLVCRAFLQNPALDPGNMRAHVDKLFTYATPHNGIDLLGINTPSWLTAFDIDNFNRKGRMTEYLNLKQAFAKHDRVDLMPEDRFSSRKVFCMVGTNRMDYDTAAGLSRTFVGNGSDGLVRIANATLMGLNTDGSIGEPCAKAFAFRSHSGYFGIVNSEEAFQNLTRFLFGDVRVDLWLDIEDIRLPIAVQAEADAGRSVNALYQIEVLTSPRGKLWYLSRRTAEEDSVACVPHASWKEEKAQYLSSVFLANRAKVNRKRRSLAYSLTIGIRAPDYEIENRLWINEHYEGSYLFRNALILEMVPPRNENETWKVKYSWQGAGMLAAETVLDVKPLDKERVEVAIPFDSYTMDTKDRYKLAFPGLKGSLRFVISAWNAELEMDD, from the coding sequence ATGCCAGTGATCAAAGCACCATACTTCCCTATTATCTACGTGCGTGGCTATGCCATGACGCATGACGAAATTAACCAGACCACGGCCGACCCATTTTGTGGCTTCAATTTAGGCTCTACCGTTTATCGTGCTGTGCCAAATAAGAATCAGAAGCCTCGAAAATATGTTTTTGAGTCACCCGTTGTGCGACTTGGCTCCGATTTTGGCTATAGCGACGTGTATGAGGACGGCTACGATATTGTGGACCCAGAATGGGAAGTGGCTGCTGACGGCACACCGACCGACCATTTGCTCACAGGCCGCTCGATCGTGATCTACCGCTACTACGATCCGGCATCAACATTACTGGGGGACGGCCATACACCCAGCATTGAAGCTTTCGCCGAGGGCTTAGGTATCCTCGTGGCTAAGGTACGTAAACTAGTGTGTAAAAACCCCGCCAACAAAATGGACGAGAAGGACTTTCGCTGCTACCTGGTTGCGCATTCGATGGGCGGCTTAGTTTGCCGAGCCTTCCTGCAGAACCCGGCCCTTGACCCGGGAAACATGCGTGCACACGTCGATAAGCTTTTCACCTATGCAACGCCTCATAACGGTATCGACCTGCTGGGAATAAACACGCCATCGTGGCTGACCGCCTTTGACATTGACAATTTTAACCGCAAAGGTCGTATGACCGAATATTTGAATCTTAAGCAGGCTTTTGCCAAACACGACCGGGTCGATTTGATGCCCGAGGATCGCTTTTCATCGCGCAAGGTATTCTGCATGGTCGGCACAAACCGCATGGATTACGATACAGCGGCAGGGCTGTCACGTACCTTCGTGGGCAACGGTAGTGACGGTTTAGTGCGTATTGCCAACGCCACCTTGATGGGTCTTAATACCGACGGCTCAATCGGCGAGCCCTGTGCAAAAGCCTTCGCCTTCCGCTCTCATTCCGGGTATTTCGGCATCGTCAACAGTGAAGAGGCATTCCAGAACCTGACGCGCTTCTTGTTCGGGGACGTGCGTGTCGACCTGTGGCTCGACATTGAGGACATTCGCCTACCTATCGCGGTACAGGCGGAAGCCGATGCTGGACGTAGCGTCAATGCTCTGTATCAAATCGAAGTACTAACCTCGCCCCGAGGCAAACTATGGTATCTGTCGCGGCGCACCGCCGAGGAAGATTCAGTAGCCTGCGTGCCGCATGCCAGCTGGAAAGAAGAAAAGGCGCAATATCTTTCCAGCGTTTTCCTGGCAAACCGTGCCAAAGTAAATCGGAAACGCCGCTCGCTTGCCTACAGCTTAACAATTGGTATTCGCGCTCCCGATTACGAAATCGAGAATCGCTTATGGATCAACGAGCATTACGAAGGTAGTTATCTGTTCCGCAATGCGCTCATTCTCGAAATGGTGCCTCCTCGTAATGAAAACGAAACCTGGAAGGTGAAGTATTCATGGCAAGGTGCCGGAATGCTGGCAGCGGAAACTGTACTGGACGTAAAGCCTCTAGACAAAGAGAGGGTAGAGGTAGCAATACCATTTGATAGTTACACGATGGATACGAAGGATAGATATAAACTAGCATTCCCCGGCCTCAAAGGAAGCCTGCGCTTTGTGATTTCGGCATGGAATGCGGAGCTAGAGATGGATGACTAG
- a CDS encoding Tex family protein: MLPSIEQRLTVEIAAKPAQIALAIALLDEGATVPFIARYRKEATGGLDDIQLRLLEERLRYLRELEERRATIITSITEQGKMTPVLLNVITHAEDKTHLEDLYLPYKPKRRTKAQIALEAGLAPLADSLLANPMLQPEEEAAQYMKPPFTVEQCDNPGVPDIKAALDGARQILLERFAEDATLLQSLREYVQEHGIVESKVIEGKEELAAKYADYFDYSESIKTIPSHRILAILRGRREEMLNVRLRLDSEADKTNWNAPHNPCEMRIANRFGISQQHRPADNWLVDTVRWTWRVKSFVHLESELMGALRGRAEKEAINVFARNLKDLLLAAPAGPRVTMGLDPGIRTGVKVAVVDETGKVVDTAVIYPHQPRNDWDGSLHTLAKLAEKHRVAVIAIGNGTASRETDKLALELIKRYPELKLTSVVVSEAGASVYSASEIASRELPDMDVSLRGAVSIARRLQDPLAELVKIDPKSIGVGQYQHDVGQSQLARSLDAVVEDCVNAVGVDVNTASVPLLARVSGLSSSVAQGIVAYRDSKGMFTSRAQLREVPRLGEKTFEQAAGFLRIMGGDNPLDASAVHPESYPLVQRILAEIKQDIKSVIGNSQLLNALSPAKYVNEQFGLPTIFDILKELEKPGRDPRPEFTTATFREGIEQLSDLKPDMILEGVVTNVAAFGAFVDIGVHQDGLVHISALSNSFVRDPHAIVKTGQVVKVKVLEVDEKRKRIALTMRLTDAAPQSRGKPEQRSTQRQQDSLSHTKSGTGDKQRELPRTVPSAMAAAFSKIKT; this comes from the coding sequence ATGCTCCCATCCATTGAACAACGGCTCACAGTAGAAATTGCTGCCAAGCCTGCACAGATTGCATTAGCCATTGCCTTGTTGGATGAAGGTGCAACCGTTCCTTTCATCGCCCGCTACCGCAAGGAGGCCACTGGGGGACTGGACGACATCCAGTTACGGTTGCTGGAAGAGCGCTTGCGCTATCTGCGCGAACTGGAAGAACGTCGCGCTACGATCATTACCTCGATTACCGAACAGGGCAAGATGACCCCCGTGCTGTTGAATGTAATTACGCATGCCGAGGATAAAACACATCTGGAAGATCTGTATCTACCCTACAAACCCAAACGGCGCACTAAGGCGCAAATTGCGCTGGAGGCGGGGCTGGCACCGCTTGCCGATTCATTGTTGGCTAATCCGATGCTGCAACCTGAAGAGGAAGCAGCCCAATATATGAAACCCCCCTTTACCGTTGAGCAATGCGACAACCCCGGCGTACCAGACATCAAGGCGGCACTGGATGGTGCTCGCCAAATATTGTTGGAACGCTTCGCGGAAGACGCCACCTTGCTTCAATCCCTGCGCGAATATGTGCAAGAACATGGCATCGTGGAATCTAAAGTGATCGAAGGCAAGGAAGAGCTTGCAGCAAAATATGCCGACTATTTCGATTACTCCGAATCGATCAAGACCATCCCTTCGCACCGCATCTTAGCCATATTGCGAGGCCGGCGCGAGGAGATGTTGAATGTGCGATTGCGCCTCGACAGCGAGGCAGACAAAACAAATTGGAATGCGCCGCATAACCCTTGCGAAATGCGTATTGCAAATCGTTTTGGTATTTCTCAGCAACATCGACCTGCCGACAATTGGCTGGTCGATACCGTGCGTTGGACATGGCGCGTGAAAAGTTTTGTGCATTTGGAATCCGAGTTGATGGGCGCATTGCGGGGTCGTGCGGAAAAAGAAGCGATCAATGTGTTCGCGCGTAATTTGAAAGATTTGTTGCTGGCCGCTCCAGCAGGCCCACGCGTTACGATGGGGCTTGATCCGGGGATACGCACCGGAGTCAAGGTGGCGGTAGTGGATGAGACGGGGAAAGTAGTGGATACCGCAGTTATCTATCCGCATCAGCCGAGAAATGACTGGGATGGTTCCTTGCACACCCTGGCAAAATTAGCCGAAAAACATCGCGTAGCAGTGATCGCTATTGGCAATGGCACGGCCTCGCGGGAGACAGACAAATTGGCACTGGAACTGATCAAGCGCTATCCCGAGCTGAAATTGACCAGTGTCGTGGTGTCCGAGGCGGGCGCGTCGGTTTATTCGGCGTCCGAAATTGCCTCGCGTGAACTGCCTGATATGGATGTATCACTGCGGGGTGCGGTATCCATTGCCCGGCGTTTGCAAGACCCGTTGGCCGAACTGGTAAAAATCGACCCGAAATCGATCGGGGTTGGACAATACCAGCACGATGTCGGCCAATCCCAATTGGCGCGTTCACTCGATGCCGTAGTTGAAGACTGTGTGAATGCTGTTGGCGTCGACGTTAATACCGCATCCGTTCCTTTGCTGGCCCGTGTTTCTGGGTTGAGCAGCAGCGTAGCGCAGGGTATTGTGGCTTACCGGGACAGTAAAGGTATGTTCACCTCTCGTGCCCAATTACGCGAGGTTCCGCGCCTGGGCGAAAAAACTTTTGAGCAGGCAGCGGGTTTTCTGCGCATCATGGGGGGCGACAATCCGCTCGATGCCTCTGCCGTCCATCCTGAATCCTACCCGCTGGTGCAACGTATCCTCGCGGAGATCAAGCAGGATATTAAATCCGTCATTGGCAATAGCCAGCTGTTGAATGCGCTAAGTCCCGCCAAATATGTGAACGAGCAATTCGGCCTGCCGACCATTTTCGACATACTGAAAGAGCTGGAGAAACCAGGGCGCGATCCGCGCCCTGAATTTACCACTGCTACTTTCAGGGAAGGCATAGAACAATTGTCTGACTTGAAGCCGGACATGATCCTCGAAGGTGTCGTTACCAATGTTGCTGCCTTTGGTGCGTTCGTGGACATTGGCGTGCATCAGGATGGATTGGTACATATTTCCGCCTTATCGAATAGCTTTGTGAGAGATCCGCATGCGATCGTTAAAACTGGACAAGTGGTGAAGGTGAAAGTGCTGGAAGTGGACGAAAAACGCAAGCGCATCGCGCTCACTATGCGTTTGACCGACGCTGCGCCACAATCACGCGGCAAACCTGAACAAAGAAGCACACAGAGACAGCAAGATAGCCTGAGCCATACAAAGAGCGGAACGGGAGATAAGCAACGAGAGCTTCCACGAACCGTACCAAGCGCTATGGCAGCCGCTTTTTCAAAAATTAAAACGTAA